Proteins co-encoded in one Medicago truncatula cultivar Jemalong A17 chromosome 8, MtrunA17r5.0-ANR, whole genome shotgun sequence genomic window:
- the LOC25500366 gene encoding probable LRR receptor-like serine/threonine-protein kinase At1g05700 isoform X1: protein MLPCIIIYTRMMIMLPHFLTILLGVLTILASIQPQDQSDLFMRIFKNKSGFISLDCGQHEDVKYSGLRTGVNYISDAKFIHTGVNKRIAPPPIIPQELQHVRSFPSGVRNCYRINVTSGTKYLIRASFYYGNYDNLNQPPEFDLHFGANVWETVKFTNVSGITLKEIIYTPSQDHIQPCLVNIGKGTPFISVLELRTLTNSNYVTYSPDLVLSLFKRCDLGSITNREYRYKDDVYDRIWSPCELSSDWRQLTTSFNINDLFQNEYSPPEIVMSTAVATVNASAPLQIQWNADNVNEQYYYYLHFKEVEKLAGNETRAFHITSNITINDKFLNRPEIHIYRKVSTISSATPLVGATRYQISLSKTKNSTLPPILNAFEIYMSKDFSQSETQQDDVNAITNIKDAYVVARNWQGDPCGPVNYMWEGLNCSIDGYSIPRITSLDLSSSGLKGHISYSISKLTILQYLDLSNNSLNGPLPDFLTQMRSLKVLDVRKNKLSGLVPTELLERCETGSLSLRVDDNPDLCMTKSCRMKKLSFLFTKRDKAQSGKKNLIIPIALIIILLFSLGFCIFNGQKATWSNSRKEGSMKSKHQMFSYSEILNITDNFKTVIGEGGFGKVYVGILQDHTQVAVKILSTSSNQGYKEFQSEAQLLMVVHHRNLVSLIGYCDEDEIKALIYEYMANGNVQQHLLIDANILKWNERLKIAVDAAHGLEYLHNGCKPAIMHRDLKPTNILLDENKHAKIADFGLSRAFGNDIDSHISTRPAGTLGYVDPAYQRTGNTNKKNDIYSFGIILFVLISGRHAIVRAAGENIHILDWVIPLVERGDIQNVVDSRLQGEFSINSAWKAVEIAMSCISPNATERPDMSQILADLRECLSLEMIQTNDGNTRVRDEFVSVATVSETIVLAR from the exons ATGCTTCCTTGCATTATCATTTATACAAGGATGATGATAATGTTACCCCATTTTCTTACTATATTGCTTGGTGTCCTTACTATTTTGGCTTCGATACAACCTCAGGATCAATCAGATTTGTTTATGAGgatcttcaaaaacaaatcag GATTCATTAGCTTAGATTGTGGTCAACATGAAGATGTGAAATATTCTGGGTTGCGGACAGGCGTAAATTATATTTCAGATGCCAAATTCATACATACTGGTGTAAATAAGAGGATAGCACCGCCACCTATTATTCCACAGGAACTACAACATGTGAGGAGTTTTCCTAGTGGAGTTAGAAACTGTTACAGAATAAATGTAACAAGTGGTACTAAATATTTAATCAGAGCTTCTTTTTATTATGGAAACTATGATAATCTAAATCAACCACCAGAATTTGATCTACATTTTGGAGCTAATGTTTGGGAAACAGTAAAGTTCACTAATGTATCAGGCATCACACTCAAGGAGATCATATACACTCCATCACAAGATCACATACAACCATGTCTTGTTAACATAGGCAAAGGGACTCCATTCATTTCAGTTTTAGAATTGAGGACTTTGACAAATTCTAATTATGTCACATACTCACCTGATTTAGTATTATCACTTTTCAAGCGATGTGATTTAGGTTCCATCACAAACAGAGAATACAG GTAcaaagatgatgtttatgaccGCATCTGGTCGCCTTGTGAATTATCCAGTGATTGGAGACAATTAACCACCTCATTTAACATCAATGATCTATTTCAGAATGAATATAGTCCACCTGAAATTGTTATGAGCACTGCTGTTGCAACAGTAAATGCCAGTGCCCCTTTACAAATTCAATGGAATGCAGATAATGTAAATGAGCAATACTACTACTACTTGCACTTTAAGGAGGTTGAGAAGCTGGCTGGAAATGAAACTAGAGCATTTCATATCACATCAAATATCACAATCAATGACAAGTTTTTGAATAGACCCGAGATACATATATACCGGAAAGTAAGCACCATATCGAGTGCAACACCTTTGGTTGGAGCCACAAGGTATCAAATTTCTCTTTCCAAGACAAAGAATTCAACCCTTCCACCCATCCTAAATGCCTTTGAGATTTACATGTCAAAAGACTTCTCACAATCAGAAACTCAACAGGATGATG TTAATGCTATCACAAACATCAAGGATGCTTATGTGGTGGCTAGAAATTGGCAAGGAGATCCATGTGGTCCTGTGAATTATATGTGGGAAGGCCTAAACTGTAGTATTGATGGCTATAGCATTCCAAGAATCACATCTTT GGATTTGTCTTCAAGTGGATTAAAAGGGCATATATCATATTCCATATCAAAGCTCACAATATTACAATACTT AGATTTATCAAACAATAGCCTAAATGGTCCCTTACCTGATTTTCTGACGCAAATGCGATCACTAAAAGTCTT AGATGTGAGGAAGAACAAACTTTCAGGGCTAGTTCCAACTGAACTCCTTGAGAGATGTGAAACTGGCTCACTATCATTGAG GGTAGATGATAATCCTGATCTTTGTATGACGAAATCCTGCAGAATGaagaaattatcatttttgtttacaAAGAGGGACAAAGCCCAAAGTGGAAAGAAGAACTTGATAATACCAATTGCATTAATTataattcttttgttttctcttgGATTTTGCATATTCAACGGACAAAAAG CTACGTGGTCAAATTCTAGGAAAGAGGGTTCAATGAAATCAAAGCATCAAATGTTCAGCTACTCTGAAATTCTCAATATTACTGATAACTTTAAAACTGTTATTGGAGAAGGAGGATTTGGAAAAGTTTACGTTGGAATTTTACAAGATCACACTCAAGTAGCTGTAAAAATTCTTTCAACATCATCAAACCAAGGTTACAAGGAATTTCAATCAGAG GCGCAACTTCTAATGGTTGTTCATCATAGAAATTTGGTCTCTCTCATCGGTTATTGTGATGAAGATGAAATCAAAGCATTGATTTATGAATACATGGCCAATGGAAATGTTCAACAACACTTATTAA ttgatgcaaatattttaaaatggaatGAGAGACTAAAAATTGCAGTTGATGCAGCACATG GATTGGAATATCTGCATAATGGATGTAAACCAGCTATTATGCACAGAGATTTGAAGCCTACCAACATATTACTAGACGAGAATAAGCATGCCAAGATAGCTGATTTCGGCCTAAGCAGAGCTTTTGGTAACGATATTGATTCTCATATATCCACCCGACCTGCTGGCACACTAGGTTATGTTGATCCTGC ATATCAGAGAACaggaaacacaaataaaaaaaatgatatctaCAGCTTTGGAATAATTCTATTTGTGTTAATCAGTGGTCGTCACGCAATAGTAAGAGCAGCTGGAGAAAATATTCACATACTTGATTGGGTTATTCCTTTAGTTGAAAGAGGAGATattcaaaatgttgttgattcAAGGTTGCAGGGTGAATTTAGCATCAATTCAGCATGGAAAGCTGTAGAGATTGCCATGTCTTGCATTTCACCAAATGCAACAGAAAGGCCAGACATGAGCCAAATATTGGCCGATCTGAGGGAGTGTCTATCCTTAGAGATGATTCAGACAAATGATGGAAATACGAGAGTTAGAGATGAATTTGTTTCAGTAGCTACGGTTTCCGAAACCATTGTTTTAGCTAGATAA
- the LOC25500366 gene encoding probable LRR receptor-like serine/threonine-protein kinase At1g05700 isoform X2, producing MLPCIIIYTRMMIMLPHFLTILLGVLTILASIQPQDQSDLFMRIFKNKSGFISLDCGQHEDVKYSGLRTGVNYISDAKFIHTGVNKRIAPPPIIPQELQHVRSFPSGVRNCYRINVTSGTKYLIRASFYYGNYDNLNQPPEFDLHFGANVWETVKFTNVSGITLKEIIYTPSQDHIQPCLVNIGKGTPFISVLELRTLTNSNYVTYSPDLVLSLFKRCDLGSITNREYRYKDDVYDRIWSPCELSSDWRQLTTSFNINDLFQNEYSPPEIVMSTAVATVNASAPLQIQWNADNVNEQYYYYLHFKEVEKLAGNETRAFHITSNITINDKFLNRPEIHIYRKVSTISSATPLVGATRYQISLSKTKNSTLPPILNAFEIYMSKDFSQSETQQDDVNAITNIKDAYVVARNWQGDPCGPVNYMWEGLNCSIDGYSIPRITSLDLSSSGLKGHISYSISKLTILQYLDLSNNSLNGPLPDFLTQMRSLKVLDVRKNKLSGLVPTELLERCETGSLSLRVDDNPDLCMTKSCRMKKLSFLFTKRDKAQSGKKNLIIPIALIIILLFSLGFCIFNGQKATWSNSRKEGSMKSKHQMFSYSEILNITDNFKTVIGEGGFGKVYVGILQDHTQVAVKILSTSSNQGYKEFQSEAQLLMVVHHRNLVSLIGYCDEDEIKALIYEYMANGNVQQHLLRLEYLHNGCKPAIMHRDLKPTNILLDENKHAKIADFGLSRAFGNDIDSHISTRPAGTLGYVDPAYQRTGNTNKKNDIYSFGIILFVLISGRHAIVRAAGENIHILDWVIPLVERGDIQNVVDSRLQGEFSINSAWKAVEIAMSCISPNATERPDMSQILADLRECLSLEMIQTNDGNTRVRDEFVSVATVSETIVLAR from the exons ATGCTTCCTTGCATTATCATTTATACAAGGATGATGATAATGTTACCCCATTTTCTTACTATATTGCTTGGTGTCCTTACTATTTTGGCTTCGATACAACCTCAGGATCAATCAGATTTGTTTATGAGgatcttcaaaaacaaatcag GATTCATTAGCTTAGATTGTGGTCAACATGAAGATGTGAAATATTCTGGGTTGCGGACAGGCGTAAATTATATTTCAGATGCCAAATTCATACATACTGGTGTAAATAAGAGGATAGCACCGCCACCTATTATTCCACAGGAACTACAACATGTGAGGAGTTTTCCTAGTGGAGTTAGAAACTGTTACAGAATAAATGTAACAAGTGGTACTAAATATTTAATCAGAGCTTCTTTTTATTATGGAAACTATGATAATCTAAATCAACCACCAGAATTTGATCTACATTTTGGAGCTAATGTTTGGGAAACAGTAAAGTTCACTAATGTATCAGGCATCACACTCAAGGAGATCATATACACTCCATCACAAGATCACATACAACCATGTCTTGTTAACATAGGCAAAGGGACTCCATTCATTTCAGTTTTAGAATTGAGGACTTTGACAAATTCTAATTATGTCACATACTCACCTGATTTAGTATTATCACTTTTCAAGCGATGTGATTTAGGTTCCATCACAAACAGAGAATACAG GTAcaaagatgatgtttatgaccGCATCTGGTCGCCTTGTGAATTATCCAGTGATTGGAGACAATTAACCACCTCATTTAACATCAATGATCTATTTCAGAATGAATATAGTCCACCTGAAATTGTTATGAGCACTGCTGTTGCAACAGTAAATGCCAGTGCCCCTTTACAAATTCAATGGAATGCAGATAATGTAAATGAGCAATACTACTACTACTTGCACTTTAAGGAGGTTGAGAAGCTGGCTGGAAATGAAACTAGAGCATTTCATATCACATCAAATATCACAATCAATGACAAGTTTTTGAATAGACCCGAGATACATATATACCGGAAAGTAAGCACCATATCGAGTGCAACACCTTTGGTTGGAGCCACAAGGTATCAAATTTCTCTTTCCAAGACAAAGAATTCAACCCTTCCACCCATCCTAAATGCCTTTGAGATTTACATGTCAAAAGACTTCTCACAATCAGAAACTCAACAGGATGATG TTAATGCTATCACAAACATCAAGGATGCTTATGTGGTGGCTAGAAATTGGCAAGGAGATCCATGTGGTCCTGTGAATTATATGTGGGAAGGCCTAAACTGTAGTATTGATGGCTATAGCATTCCAAGAATCACATCTTT GGATTTGTCTTCAAGTGGATTAAAAGGGCATATATCATATTCCATATCAAAGCTCACAATATTACAATACTT AGATTTATCAAACAATAGCCTAAATGGTCCCTTACCTGATTTTCTGACGCAAATGCGATCACTAAAAGTCTT AGATGTGAGGAAGAACAAACTTTCAGGGCTAGTTCCAACTGAACTCCTTGAGAGATGTGAAACTGGCTCACTATCATTGAG GGTAGATGATAATCCTGATCTTTGTATGACGAAATCCTGCAGAATGaagaaattatcatttttgtttacaAAGAGGGACAAAGCCCAAAGTGGAAAGAAGAACTTGATAATACCAATTGCATTAATTataattcttttgttttctcttgGATTTTGCATATTCAACGGACAAAAAG CTACGTGGTCAAATTCTAGGAAAGAGGGTTCAATGAAATCAAAGCATCAAATGTTCAGCTACTCTGAAATTCTCAATATTACTGATAACTTTAAAACTGTTATTGGAGAAGGAGGATTTGGAAAAGTTTACGTTGGAATTTTACAAGATCACACTCAAGTAGCTGTAAAAATTCTTTCAACATCATCAAACCAAGGTTACAAGGAATTTCAATCAGAG GCGCAACTTCTAATGGTTGTTCATCATAGAAATTTGGTCTCTCTCATCGGTTATTGTGATGAAGATGAAATCAAAGCATTGATTTATGAATACATGGCCAATGGAAATGTTCAACAACACTTATTAA GATTGGAATATCTGCATAATGGATGTAAACCAGCTATTATGCACAGAGATTTGAAGCCTACCAACATATTACTAGACGAGAATAAGCATGCCAAGATAGCTGATTTCGGCCTAAGCAGAGCTTTTGGTAACGATATTGATTCTCATATATCCACCCGACCTGCTGGCACACTAGGTTATGTTGATCCTGC ATATCAGAGAACaggaaacacaaataaaaaaaatgatatctaCAGCTTTGGAATAATTCTATTTGTGTTAATCAGTGGTCGTCACGCAATAGTAAGAGCAGCTGGAGAAAATATTCACATACTTGATTGGGTTATTCCTTTAGTTGAAAGAGGAGATattcaaaatgttgttgattcAAGGTTGCAGGGTGAATTTAGCATCAATTCAGCATGGAAAGCTGTAGAGATTGCCATGTCTTGCATTTCACCAAATGCAACAGAAAGGCCAGACATGAGCCAAATATTGGCCGATCTGAGGGAGTGTCTATCCTTAGAGATGATTCAGACAAATGATGGAAATACGAGAGTTAGAGATGAATTTGTTTCAGTAGCTACGGTTTCCGAAACCATTGTTTTAGCTAGATAA